A single genomic interval of Legionella israelensis harbors:
- the rph gene encoding ribonuclease PH → MRPSNREPNQLRQIKLTPQYTHHAEGSVLVEFGQTRVLCNASVIDGVPRFLKGKNQGWITAEYGMLPRSTHSRSEREASKGKQGGRTLEIQRLIGRSLRACIDLKSLGENTITLDCDVIQADGGTRTAAITGACVALREALNWMVKREKLRKFPDFQYIAAVSVGIYRGQPVLDLDYAEDVLAETDMNVVMNEAGHFIEVQGTAEDKSFTREELNSMLELAEKGIQELIEMQKNI, encoded by the coding sequence ATGAGACCCAGCAACCGAGAACCCAATCAACTGCGCCAAATCAAACTGACACCTCAGTACACTCATCATGCCGAAGGCTCTGTTCTTGTTGAATTTGGACAGACCCGTGTCCTGTGTAATGCTTCGGTAATTGACGGCGTACCGCGCTTTCTCAAGGGAAAAAATCAAGGTTGGATTACAGCAGAATACGGTATGCTACCGCGGTCTACTCACAGTCGTAGTGAACGTGAAGCCAGCAAAGGTAAACAAGGCGGAAGAACATTGGAAATTCAACGGCTTATCGGTCGATCTCTCAGGGCATGCATTGATCTTAAATCCTTGGGCGAGAATACAATAACTCTGGATTGTGACGTTATCCAAGCCGATGGCGGCACAAGAACGGCTGCTATTACTGGCGCCTGTGTCGCTCTGCGAGAAGCTTTAAACTGGATGGTGAAACGGGAAAAGCTCCGTAAATTTCCTGATTTTCAATATATTGCGGCCGTGTCCGTAGGAATTTATCGTGGCCAACCGGTTCTGGATCTGGATTATGCCGAAGATGTTCTGGCGGAAACTGATATGAATGTGGTTATGAATGAGGCCGGACACTTCATTGAGGTACAGGGAACTGCAGAAGATAAAAGTTTTACTCGCGAAGAATTAAACAGCATGCTGGAACTTGCCGAAAAAGGCATCCAGGAACTCATAGAAATGCAGAAAAACATCTGA
- a CDS encoding type IV pilus twitching motility protein PilT: MDIAELLAFSVKNNSSDLHLSAGMPPMIRVDGDLRKINVPPLDHKAVIKIIYDIMNDKQRKEYEENFETDFSFEITNLARFRVNAFTQGRGAGAVFRTIPSDILSMEDLNLPPVFTEIASFPKGLVLVTGPTGSGKSTTLAAVIDYINRNRYDHILTVEDPIEFVHESKKCLVNQREVHRDTLSFNAALRSALREDPDIILVGELRDLETIRLAMTAAETGHLVFGTLHTNSATKTINRIIDVFLGEEKAMIRSMLSESLQAVIAQTLLKKVGGGRVAALEIMLCTSAIRNLIREDKVAQMYSSIQTGQAKGMQTLDQHLKQLVNEHLITAQTARDVAIDKSVF, translated from the coding sequence ATGGATATTGCAGAGCTTTTAGCGTTTTCCGTAAAAAATAATTCCTCTGATTTGCATTTGTCTGCAGGAATGCCTCCGATGATTCGCGTGGATGGTGATTTAAGAAAAATAAATGTACCTCCCCTGGATCACAAGGCTGTCATTAAAATCATTTACGATATCATGAACGACAAGCAACGCAAGGAATATGAAGAAAATTTTGAAACAGACTTTTCATTCGAAATCACCAATCTTGCACGTTTCAGAGTGAATGCTTTTACACAAGGAAGAGGCGCGGGTGCCGTATTCAGGACGATTCCTTCTGATATTCTCAGCATGGAAGATTTGAACTTACCCCCCGTGTTTACTGAAATTGCCAGTTTTCCCAAAGGGCTGGTGTTGGTCACAGGTCCGACCGGTTCCGGGAAGAGTACTACCCTGGCGGCCGTGATCGATTATATTAATCGGAATCGGTATGATCATATATTGACAGTAGAGGATCCCATTGAGTTTGTGCATGAAAGTAAAAAATGCCTGGTGAATCAACGTGAAGTCCATCGTGATACACTCAGCTTTAATGCTGCTTTACGTTCAGCACTTCGCGAAGATCCTGATATTATCCTCGTTGGAGAGTTACGTGATCTGGAAACCATACGATTGGCAATGACGGCTGCGGAAACAGGGCATTTAGTATTTGGAACCTTGCATACGAATTCAGCTACAAAAACAATAAATCGGATCATCGATGTTTTTCTTGGTGAGGAAAAAGCCATGATTCGTTCAATGCTTTCCGAGTCTTTGCAAGCAGTTATTGCCCAAACTCTGTTAAAGAAAGTTGGTGGTGGGCGTGTGGCTGCGCTGGAAATCATGTTGTGTACATCAGCCATTCGTAATTTAATTCGTGAAGACAAAGTGGCACAAATGTATTCTTCTATCCAAACTGGACAAGCAAAAGGGATGCAGACGCTTGATCAGCATCTTAAACAACTGGTCAATGAACATTTGATTACAGCCCAGACCGCCCGGGATGTGGCCATTGATAAGTCAGTATTTTAA
- a CDS encoding YggS family pyridoxal phosphate-dependent enzyme, whose protein sequence is MTKISERIARINQIIRQEEANSHRPPGCVSLLAVSKGQSIEKIKKAYRSGLKEFAENYLQEAEKKIAALQELSIHWHFIGSVQSNKTRAIASKFSWIHSIDRYRIAELLNQHRPDDHPPLNVCLQINLTGETSKSGIAKEQSFELLQKLRTLPRIKCRGLMTILHTSATEQEQYLLFTELKKLLQELNHHLQLKLDTLSMGMSNDYISAIHAGSTIIRLGQAIFGEREKRSQQ, encoded by the coding sequence ATGACAAAGATAAGCGAACGTATAGCCAGAATAAACCAGATCATCCGCCAAGAAGAAGCCAACAGTCATAGACCGCCTGGTTGTGTGAGTCTGCTTGCTGTCAGCAAGGGCCAGTCCATTGAGAAAATCAAAAAAGCCTATCGCAGCGGATTGAAGGAATTTGCTGAAAATTATCTTCAGGAAGCCGAAAAAAAAATAGCAGCCCTTCAAGAATTGTCGATCCATTGGCATTTTATTGGTTCTGTCCAGAGTAATAAAACACGCGCCATTGCCAGCAAATTTTCCTGGATACACAGCATTGATCGCTATAGAATTGCTGAGTTACTGAATCAACATCGTCCAGATGACCATCCTCCGTTAAATGTCTGTCTACAAATCAATTTAACGGGGGAAACGAGCAAGTCTGGAATAGCCAAAGAACAATCCTTTGAGTTGCTGCAGAAACTAAGAACACTTCCCCGGATTAAATGCCGAGGATTAATGACAATCCTGCATACCAGCGCTACAGAGCAGGAGCAATATCTTCTGTTCACTGAACTTAAAAAGCTTTTGCAAGAGCTCAATCATCACCTGCAGCTAAAATTGGATACATTATCGATGGGAATGAGTAATGATTATATTTCAGCCATACAT